The nucleotide sequence CCAGCGTGTGCCATCCTTCGTCATCACCCAATCGGGCTCGATCCAACAACGATGGATGCGTCGATGGTTCATCAACGATGTCGCGGTTCATGGAAAGACGATGTGGCTGTGCGTGTCAAACGGAACGATGGCTGAGCCCTGTGATGGGACTCGCGGATCTAACAGTGGTTCTCAAGAGAGCACCGCGTACGGAACGATGGCGGGCGGTGGTGCTAGGGCCGAGTATGGCCGGCGGCTTCGGCGGATCGATAGGCGTCGGCCAAGCGTTCGACGATTTCCGCATACTGCCGGGTGACGTCGTGACTTTCGCTGGGGTCTTTGGACAAGTCATACAGTTCGTGACCACGGTCTTCGTCGCTGCCGTAGCGATAGATCAGCTTCCAAGTGCCCGTGCAAACGGCCACGGCGCTGTCCTTGCCGTTGCCCAGAATGAACACCGCTTCGCGACCCGGGATCTCAGGTCGTTTTCCCAGCAATAGCGGCAACGCACTGATGGAATCTTCGGCGGCGTCGGCGGGAAGGTCTCGATCGACCACATCGGCGATCGTGGCAAAGACATCGGTCAAGTTGATGGTTTCGTCGGACGTGGTTCCCGGCGTGATCATTCCCGGCCATCGAGCGATGAAGGGAATCCGGTGGCCACCTTCGTAGGAGTAGCCTTTGCCGTCACGCCAAGGGCCGTTGGTCACGTGACCCATCTTCTTGGCATCGGCCTTAGCGGTTTTGAATTTCCGGCGCACATCGCCCGAGTCATCGGCCAAGTTCAAGTGAACGTTCTGGGTGCCCTTGAAATCCTTTGGGGTGGAACCGTTATCGCTGGTGAAGATCACCAATGTGTTTTGGGCAATCCCCAGGTCATCCAACGTGTCCAAGATCTCGCCGACATGAGCGTCCAATTCCTGGACGTGATCACCGAACAATCCGGCTTTGCTGGTACCGCGATACTTTGCGGCTGGCGTCACGTGCGTGTGTGGTGCACAGGGGGTGAAGTACAGAAAGAATGGCCGTTGTGCATTGCGGCGGATGAAGTCGATGGCTTTGCGGGTCAGTGTGGTGTCGACTTGGTCATCGACACGGGGTGATTCCAAGCCATCGGGAAAGTCTTGGCCTTTGACGATCCGGTATGGCTGCCCCGGTTTGCGACCGACCAAGTCGTGGTTCTCGATGAACGCCCGCGTGGAATCGTTGTGGTTCGACGGCACGCCAAAGTGGTAATCAAAACCAACTTCCAGTGGTCCAGTGATGGGCAAGCGGTTCCAGTCTTTGCTGTATCCCAAGTGCCATTTGCCGATCGCCGCGGATGTGTAGCCAGAATCCTTCAAGAACGCAGCGATGTTCATCTGGTCGGAACTCAGCCGATAGCCGTTGCCTTTTTTGTGCAATCGCCATGGGGATCGACCGGTCAGCAATCCGTAGCGTGATGGAGAACAAAGTGAAGCAGCGGAATGTGCGTCGGTCAGACGGATGCCTTCGGCCGCCAATCGATCCATGTTCGGTGTTTTGATTTTGGTCGCGCCGTAGCAGCTGACGTCCCCATATCCCAAGTCGTCCGCAAAGATGACCACGACATTGGGTGATTCAGACGCGGCGATGCGGCCGGTCGTCATCAGGCCCGCCGACGCGACGATCAGCCAAAACAGGGCGGCGATGTGCCACAGGTGTTGAAAACGCTGGGAGTTCAATCGTAAGTGGGTAACACGATTGGGACGCGGGAAAGTGGGGATGCTCATGGCGGGAATGGGATCGTGGATGCTGCCCAGAAGTGAACGGCGATGGGGTTGGCCAAAACGCGGGACTACATCGTAACCGGGCCAAGTGTGGGGCGTGATCAATGAGCTGTCGGGCCGTCAGCGATTTGGCGTTCAGCAGCGTTTCGCGACCAATGAAATTGGCGGTATCCGCCGGGCATCACGGGACAGTCGAATCACCGGAGTGGAAAGCTTGGCGAGTTGGCAAGGCTTTGGTCGCGTGCGGAGTCGCTACGCTGTAGGCTCGTTCGGCTGCAAGCGTCGAGCAGCATGGTGTCAGTTCCGCTTCACCCATCGCCAAGTTGATCAAGCGAATGAAAATGCACGCGATTCTTTCCGCTCCGACCGCCATGGTGACCTGTTTGTGCATGGCTGGATTGTTTTTCCATGATGCGGTCCGTGCCGACCAAATAAAGCCATTGAAGGTCTTTGTTTTGGTCGGGCAATCCAACATGCAGGGGCATGCAAGTGTTGAAACGCTGGAGCACGTCCGGATGGATACGGCGACCGCACCGCTGCTTGCGAAGGTACAAGACGGGCAGGGGCAACCGCGACTGATCGATGATGTGTGGATCAGTTCGTTGTCCAATTCCGGTGAAAAGCATGGACGGCTGACGACTGGTTTCGGGGCGAATGATCAAAAGATCGGTCCGGAGTTGATGTTTGGAATCACGATCCATGAGTTGCTTGATGAACCCGTTTTGCTGATCAAAACGTCCTGGGGCGGCAAAAGCTTGCACACCGACTTTCGGCCGCCCAGTGCAGGCCCCTACGTCTTTCAACCCCACCAGATTCAACGTTTCGAACAACAGGGCAAAGATCTGGAAAGCATCCGTACTGAGAAACGAGAGGCCACCGGCCGGTACTATCGGTTGATGATTGAACACGTGCGAAGCGTTCTTTCAGACATTCGACGTGTCTATCCCGATTTTGACTCCAGTGCGGGATATGAATTGGCCGGGCTGGTTTGGTTTCAAGGGTGGAATGACATGGTCGATTCGGGGACTTACCCCGATCGTGATCAGCCGGGTGGCTATGCGAAATACAGCGAACTGTTGGGCCACTTCATTCGCGACGTCCGGCACGATCTTGACGCTCCGGGGCTACCGATCGTGATCGGTGTGATGGGCGTCAACGGCCCGACGGCTCTGTACACGACACAACAAAACCGCATCCGAAATGTGCATCAGAATTTTCGTCACGCGATGGCTGCGCCTGCCGAGTTGCCCGAGTTTCAGGGCAACGTTCGCGCGGTGTTGACGGAGAACTACTGGGATCAGGAATTGGCCGAGCTTCGCACCCGAGACAACCAGATCGGCCAGAAGATTCGCACGCTGAAGAAACAACAGAAGATGACTCGCGAAGAAGAGTCGGCGATGCGCGATCAATTGCGAAAGGACGCATTCACCGATGCGGAGTGGGAGAACCTTTCCAAAGGTGTGTCCAACGCGGAATACCACTATCTAGGGTCTGCCAAAATCATGTTGCAGATCGGCGAGGGGTTTGCCGAAGCGATGGCAGAGATGCAAGACTGATTTCCGGCTGGATTCGTGGGGACCTGGGCCGTCTATTGTTTCGGCGTCATCAACGAAAGATTGTCCAGGTAGACGTGACGGTCGTGGGATGAGACGCCTTTACCGCCGTAGTAGTAATTCAGCCAATACGACTTCAGACCTAACTGATCGGTGTTTCGCATTTGAACATTGGTCTGGTCCAAGACGAGTTCGCCGTCGACCCACGCTCGCAAGACGCCGTCGGGCCGGCCCGGCGTGTTGATCTTGCAGTACTGGTCGATGTGGTACCAACGTCCGGTCTTGATCGCGGCGGCGGGACCCGTCCAGCGAAATGAATCGCCGTACTTGCCACGCATGCGAGCGTGGTACGTGTAGTACGACAGCCCCAACGTTCCATCATCATTGGTGTGAATGCCGCCGCGTGCGGACCAGCCGTTGATGCCGTCCGACGGCTTGCCGCCCCAGCCAACGCTTTCGATGCCGCTCCACCCCGGTGCTTTGCCGCCGTAGCCGGAAAAGTTGTGGGCAAAACAAACGTCATAGCTGGCGTAGACCTCGTCGGGAAGCGAACCGAGGTGCCGCTGAAACATCAGCTGAGGGGCGCAACCATAGTGGCCGTCTTTTGCCACCGTGACTTGTAAGACTTTGCCTGTCGATCGACCGTTGCCACTCGGTGCCGGGACGTCAGAACGATCCGACGGATCAACGCATTGCATGTTCTGGCGATGACCGACGTCGTTCCAATCGCTCAGCCAGTCGGCGTCTTCAAAGCCGCTGGAATAGATGACGCGAAGTTCCGTGGGGTTGGGCGGCGGGGCCGGCGAGGCTGATTGTGCATTGGCGGATGTGACGGCAAGAATTGCGATCAGGATCGCGGGTTGGACGATGCGAGATGGTGAGGGTGGCATGGTGGTTGGCAGGTGGGCGAGTAGGCAGGTGGGCAGGTGGGCAGGTAGGCAGGTAGGCAGGTAGGCAGGTAGGCAGGTGGGCAGGTGGGCAGGTGGGCGGGGAGCAGGCGGAGGCGGGAGGCACTCTTGATCAGTGTTTTACGCGGGTCAGTCGTGGGCGGGGATACCCTGGGTCATGCGTTGTTTCAGCTCGTGCAGATGGCTTTGGTAGACATCGCGTGGGGTGCAGTCGTGAGCTTTGCAGATCGATGTGGCCATCGCAACGATTTCGCCCATCACACCGCCGGTCCGCATCACCCGTACCGGGCCCAAACCGGTTTGCGAAACGCTGATGTCGCGTCCCGCCATGAACAGGTTGTCGATGTTGCGACTGTACAAGCATCGATACGGTGCCCAATACGGGCCTTGGTAACGAAATTCCTTGCCGCGGGTGAACGTGGAGAAATAAGCATCACCGCTGTCGGATTCGAAGTATTCCGGGTGAGGCGAGTGGATGTCGATGTGCCAACTGCAGGGAAATGCAGCGTCGTCGAAAACCGTTTTGTCGCGAAAGTCATTGGCCGTTAAAACCACGTCGCCCATCAAGCGGCGGGATTCCCGCTTGCCTCCGATAAAGGCGGCCCACTTCAGTCGGTGGTTGGGATACTTGCCATCGATGTTCTTCAGCGTGTCCCAAGCACCGAACATCGCACGCAGGTTCAGGTCGCGAATCCATTCGCCGTCTTTGATGATGTCTTTGTTGAATCCCGATTCCCAAAACCAGTTGCCAAGTTGGTTGATGCCCGGCGCACCGAAAGCGGTTTTGCCGTCGCGTCCTGGGAACGCGATCTGCGACATGTCGACGGCCCACGGGCAACGCGGGAACGGCTGGGCCGCCTTGGAAGCGACGAAGTTGATCGATAGCGGATCGTCGTCGTCGCACAGGCAGCGAATCTGGTGTTCATTGGCCGTCGTTTCACCAATGCTCCACAAGTTCGTCGTCCCCATGTGACCTTGGGCGGCGTATTCATCGTCCGCGCCGACCAGCGCACCCAAGACGCCGTCGCCGGTGGAATCCAGGAACCACCGGGCGGTGAAACGTTTTCGTTGCCCCGAACGTGTGTGCTGGGCCGTGACGCTGACGATGTGGTTGTTGTCATGTTCGGCGGCATTGACGCGGTGCTGCAGGAACAAGTCCAAGTTCGATTCCGCCATCGCCAATTGGGTTTTGTGGCGGTCGTCGAACGCCAACGGACCTTTCGGATCGGGATGCAGTTTGATGCTGGCGCTGGGCGACAGTTCGTCGACGACCCGGCCGACTTCGGGATAGGGTTCGACACGGGATTCGCCCTCGGGCCAAACTCGGACTTCGCTGCTGCCGTTGCCACCCAGCACCGGTCGGTCTTGAATCAAAGCAACCGACAAGCCCAGACGCGCCGCGGCGATCGCGGCACACGACCCGGCAAAGCCGCCGCCGACGACCACCAAGTCATAGGTTCCCGCATCGACGGGTTCTTGATCCCAGCCCAACAGTCGGCTTCGCAACTGACGCAAAGCATCGCCGTCGTCGGGTGGCACAAAATCGAGATCGGCGGACAACAGGATCGCGTCGCATCGGCCGTCGAACCCCGCCAAATCGTGAAGCCGGACTTCGACGGTATCGTTCAGCTGGACTCGGCCACCGCCTTGCCAGTGCCATGCGGCGCCTTCGGTTCCAAACACCGTGTCGACGGGTTTTTGGTCGAACCGAATTTCAAAACGCCCGGGCGCACCGGGGGCGTTCCAGGGAGCCACCCAATCACGTGTCCTTGCCCAGACGCGGTACGATCCCGCCGCGGGCAACGTCACCTCGGTCACCGCATCGGCGACGGGTTCGCCCAGTCCGTGGGCCAACATAAAGGGCGATCCCATCTGGTCCATGAACTGTTGGTCGACCACCCAACCGCCCGCTTCGTCGAAAGATTCGGTTTCGATCAAAACCAATTGATCGTTGTCGGCAGCGACGATAGGAGGGGAATCGAGCATCAGGCAAGCGAGCAACACGACGGCGCAGGCACGCAGGACAGACATCGGATCGTTGCCTTGGGATGGCGGAGGCGGTGGGAATCAGCCGGAGTGATTTATTGTCATACAATTTAGCTGTGTCGCTGGTGGCGGGCAAGCGAAAGGGGGGCGAAGCGGCGTTCTTGGGGATTCGTGGCTTGCCAACGAAAAACGCCGCCTTGCCGACGTCACGCGTTGATGGGCGTGGGCGTTCGAGGCAAGGCGGCGATACGACGAAATCAAGCGGATCGCTGTGGCGGGATCAGTGATTGCTGCTTTCTTGCAGCTTTTGCATCACCTCTTCCAGATTGAAGCTGGCGGGTTTTTGGCGTGGCGGGAATTCCGCAAACGTCTCGATGAACTTGCCCGCGTAGGCTTGCGCCGGGACCAGCAAGAAAGCGTGGTCGATCAACCAGTCGTAATACGTGTTGGACGTGATGTCGGCTTGTTCGTACGGGTCGGCCCGCAAGTCGTACATCTTGGGCAACCGCAGTTGGGTGAACGGTTCGGCCCAGACCTTCAGCAATCCCGGTGCGCGTTGCTCCAGAAAGACCAGTTTCCAATTTTCAAAACGCATGGCGACCAGTTGGCCGTCGTCGTTGAAGTAGAAGAAGTCTTTCCGTGGCGATCGTTCTTCCTGGCCGGTCAGGTAGGGCAAGATGTTGTAACCGTCCAAGTGGACTTTGAACGTTTTGCCGGCGGCTTGGTGACCCTTCAGCAGTTTTTCTTTAATGTCATCTTCGCCGACGGCGGCCATGAAGGTGGGCAACCAATCCATTCCGCTGACGATTTCATTGGACACACTGCCGGCTTCGATCTTGCCGGGCCATCGCAGCACACAGGGAACACGGAAAGCGCCTTCCCAGTTGCTGTTCTTCTCATTGCGGAAGGGGCTAAGGCCGGCATCGGGCCAGGTGTTTTTGTGCGGTCCGTTGTCGGTCGTGTACAAGACGATCGTGTTGTCGCTGATGCCCAGTTCGTCCAGCTTGTCCAACAGTTGGCCGACCTGTTGATCGTGTTCGATCATGCCGTCGGCGTATTCGGTTCGTGATGTCAGACCGGGCTCGTCACGATTTTCTTCTTTGACGTGGGTGCGGAAGTGCATCCGGGTCGCGTTCCACCAACAAAAGAATGGCTTGTCTGCTTTGACTTGTCGTTCGATGAAGTCGATGGCGGCGGCGGAGGTTTCCTCGTCGACGGTCTCCATTCGCTTTTTGGTCAGCGGGCCGGTGTCTTCGATCTTGCCGTCGGCGCTGGATTTGATCACGCCACGCGGACCAAACTTCTTGCGAAACTCGGGATCGGTCGGATAGTTGCGGTTCTCGGGTTCCTCTTCGGCGTTCAGGTGATACAGGTTGCCAAGGAATTCATCGAAGCCGTGGGCGGTGGGAAGGAATTCGTCGCGGTCACCCAGGTGATTCTTTCCGAATTGGCCGGTGGCGTATCCGTGTGGCTTCAGCAATTCGGCCAGCGTTGCGTCTTCGGCCTGAAGACCCAGCGGCGATCCGGGCAGACCGACTTTGGCCAAGCCCGTTCGGTAGGTGCACTGGCCGGTGATGAAGGTGGATCGACCTGCCGTGCAGCTTTGCTCGGCGTAGTAGTCGGTGAACAGCATGCCTTCTTTGGCGATGCGGTCGATGTTGGGCGTTTGGTAACCGACCATACCGCGGGTGTAGGCCGAAACGTTGGTTTGACCGATGTCGTCGCCGAAGATGACCAAAATGTTTGGTGTATCATCGGCGGCGTGGGCGGTCGTGGTGGCCATCACTGTGGCGACCAGCCCGGCAAGGATCAGAGTTGCTGACCGGATCATGGGTGATCTCCCGGATCAAGAAAAGGGACTCAGGTAGTCTGGGAAACAAGAAGCCCGGCGGGACACTGGGAGGTCGCTTTCAGGGACGGTCTTTCATGGGAACAACAGACTTGCCCCTTTTCTGTCGTCTTCCAGCGACGGACCCATTGCCGGGAGCAGGAGCATAGCGGATCGGCAACCACGTGGCGGTGGGGGGATCCCATTAATCTTTGGTGACCGACGAAGATCAGTGAGTCAATCACGCAATGAAGAACGTGAATCGGTCACGCCGTGGTCATCAATCGCGGACTTTCCCACGGGGAAAAGGTCTTGGTCGGCTGGGTTGGGGGGGCGCATGAAAAAACCGCGATCCCGAACGAATCGGAATCGCGGTTTCGATTGCAGTGACCCCTACGGGACTCGAACCCGTGTTACCGCCGTGAAAGGGCGATGTCCTAGACCGCTAGACGAAGGGGCCGTTTTGA is from Crateriforma conspicua and encodes:
- a CDS encoding sialate O-acetylesterase — its product is MKMHAILSAPTAMVTCLCMAGLFFHDAVRADQIKPLKVFVLVGQSNMQGHASVETLEHVRMDTATAPLLAKVQDGQGQPRLIDDVWISSLSNSGEKHGRLTTGFGANDQKIGPELMFGITIHELLDEPVLLIKTSWGGKSLHTDFRPPSAGPYVFQPHQIQRFEQQGKDLESIRTEKREATGRYYRLMIEHVRSVLSDIRRVYPDFDSSAGYELAGLVWFQGWNDMVDSGTYPDRDQPGGYAKYSELLGHFIRDVRHDLDAPGLPIVIGVMGVNGPTALYTTQQNRIRNVHQNFRHAMAAPAELPEFQGNVRAVLTENYWDQELAELRTRDNQIGQKIRTLKKQQKMTREEESAMRDQLRKDAFTDAEWENLSKGVSNAEYHYLGSAKIMLQIGEGFAEAMAEMQD
- a CDS encoding polysaccharide lyase, whose amino-acid sequence is MPPSPSRIVQPAILIAILAVTSANAQSASPAPPPNPTELRVIYSSGFEDADWLSDWNDVGHRQNMQCVDPSDRSDVPAPSGNGRSTGKVLQVTVAKDGHYGCAPQLMFQRHLGSLPDEVYASYDVCFAHNFSGYGGKAPGWSGIESVGWGGKPSDGINGWSARGGIHTNDDGTLGLSYYTYHARMRGKYGDSFRWTGPAAAIKTGRWYHIDQYCKINTPGRPDGVLRAWVDGELVLDQTNVQMRNTDQLGLKSYWLNYYYGGKGVSSHDRHVYLDNLSLMTPKQ
- a CDS encoding FAD-dependent oxidoreductase; this encodes MSVLRACAVVLLACLMLDSPPIVAADNDQLVLIETESFDEAGGWVVDQQFMDQMGSPFMLAHGLGEPVADAVTEVTLPAAGSYRVWARTRDWVAPWNAPGAPGRFEIRFDQKPVDTVFGTEGAAWHWQGGGRVQLNDTVEVRLHDLAGFDGRCDAILLSADLDFVPPDDGDALRQLRSRLLGWDQEPVDAGTYDLVVVGGGFAGSCAAIAAARLGLSVALIQDRPVLGGNGSSEVRVWPEGESRVEPYPEVGRVVDELSPSASIKLHPDPKGPLAFDDRHKTQLAMAESNLDLFLQHRVNAAEHDNNHIVSVTAQHTRSGQRKRFTARWFLDSTGDGVLGALVGADDEYAAQGHMGTTNLWSIGETTANEHQIRCLCDDDDPLSINFVASKAAQPFPRCPWAVDMSQIAFPGRDGKTAFGAPGINQLGNWFWESGFNKDIIKDGEWIRDLNLRAMFGAWDTLKNIDGKYPNHRLKWAAFIGGKRESRRLMGDVVLTANDFRDKTVFDDAAFPCSWHIDIHSPHPEYFESDSGDAYFSTFTRGKEFRYQGPYWAPYRCLYSRNIDNLFMAGRDISVSQTGLGPVRVMRTGGVMGEIVAMATSICKAHDCTPRDVYQSHLHELKQRMTQGIPAHD
- a CDS encoding sulfatase family protein, coding for MSIPTFPRPNRVTHLRLNSQRFQHLWHIAALFWLIVASAGLMTTGRIAASESPNVVVIFADDLGYGDVSCYGATKIKTPNMDRLAAEGIRLTDAHSAASLCSPSRYGLLTGRSPWRLHKKGNGYRLSSDQMNIAAFLKDSGYTSAAIGKWHLGYSKDWNRLPITGPLEVGFDYHFGVPSNHNDSTRAFIENHDLVGRKPGQPYRIVKGQDFPDGLESPRVDDQVDTTLTRKAIDFIRRNAQRPFFLYFTPCAPHTHVTPAAKYRGTSKAGLFGDHVQELDAHVGEILDTLDDLGIAQNTLVIFTSDNGSTPKDFKGTQNVHLNLADDSGDVRRKFKTAKADAKKMGHVTNGPWRDGKGYSYEGGHRIPFIARWPGMITPGTTSDETINLTDVFATIADVVDRDLPADAAEDSISALPLLLGKRPEIPGREAVFILGNGKDSAVAVCTGTWKLIYRYGSDEDRGHELYDLSKDPSESHDVTRQYAEIVERLADAYRSAEAAGHTRP
- a CDS encoding arylsulfatase — encoded protein: MATTTAHAADDTPNILVIFGDDIGQTNVSAYTRGMVGYQTPNIDRIAKEGMLFTDYYAEQSCTAGRSTFITGQCTYRTGLAKVGLPGSPLGLQAEDATLAELLKPHGYATGQFGKNHLGDRDEFLPTAHGFDEFLGNLYHLNAEEEPENRNYPTDPEFRKKFGPRGVIKSSADGKIEDTGPLTKKRMETVDEETSAAAIDFIERQVKADKPFFCWWNATRMHFRTHVKEENRDEPGLTSRTEYADGMIEHDQQVGQLLDKLDELGISDNTIVLYTTDNGPHKNTWPDAGLSPFRNEKNSNWEGAFRVPCVLRWPGKIEAGSVSNEIVSGMDWLPTFMAAVGEDDIKEKLLKGHQAAGKTFKVHLDGYNILPYLTGQEERSPRKDFFYFNDDGQLVAMRFENWKLVFLEQRAPGLLKVWAEPFTQLRLPKMYDLRADPYEQADITSNTYYDWLIDHAFLLVPAQAYAGKFIETFAEFPPRQKPASFNLEEVMQKLQESSNH